The sequence below is a genomic window from Streptomyces sp. B21-105.
AACTCTGTAACTCATCGCCATTCAGGCGTATCCCTCTCACACGCTTCCCACCACGCGTCTAGATCGACGCGGCGGCAGCGGAGTTCACCATTCGGAAGTTTGATCATTCGGGGCGCTTGACCACGAGCGCGCAAGCGGTAGAACGCTGACGGGCTCATTCGGATTTCCGCCAGGACCTCGGCGAGTTTGAGCGCAGG
It includes:
- a CDS encoding helix-turn-helix transcriptional regulator, with amino-acid sequence MARPPALKLAEVLAEIRMSPSAFYRLRARGQAPRMIKLPNGELRCRRVDLDAWWEACERDTPEWR